In the Chlorobium limicola DSM 245 genome, one interval contains:
- a CDS encoding IS3 family transposase: MSEKQRKSFTAQFKAKVALEAIRGEKTLNEIGREFGIHPNLVGQWKREVQEHAAGLFEAKRGPKPADPLADPEKL, encoded by the coding sequence AAGTTTTACGGCACAATTCAAGGCCAAAGTGGCGCTTGAGGCAATCAGGGGCGAGAAAACCCTGAACGAGATCGGTCGGGAATTTGGTATCCACCCGAATCTGGTTGGGCAATGGAAGCGTGAGGTTCAAGAGCATGCGGCCGGTCTCTTTGAGGCCAAGCGCGGCCCGAAGCCGGCCGATCCACTTGCAGATCCGGAAAAGCTGTGA